Proteins from a single region of Desulfobacter postgatei 2ac9:
- a CDS encoding ACT domain-containing protein — MAEQISIFIENKEGRLAEVTAILRDAGVNIRALSLADTTDFGVLRLIVNDNDKATAALRNQGFTVGKTRVLAVEVNDEPGGLNQVLDPLSEQDVNVEYMYAFANPQCKNAIMIFRFDDIEKAKIILAEQGIKVIETEEISKL; from the coding sequence ATGGCTGAACAGATATCCATATTCATAGAAAATAAAGAAGGGCGTCTTGCTGAAGTCACGGCCATTTTAAGGGATGCCGGAGTGAATATCCGGGCGCTTTCCCTTGCAGATACCACGGACTTCGGTGTGCTGCGCCTCATTGTCAATGATAATGACAAAGCCACCGCAGCCTTACGGAATCAGGGATTCACCGTCGGCAAAACCCGTGTTTTGGCCGTGGAGGTGAATGATGAACCCGGCGGTCTGAACCAAGTGCTGGATCCGTTAAGTGAACAAGATGTTAATGTGGAGTACATGTATGCATTTGCCAACCCCCAGTGCAAAAACGCCATCATGATTTTCCGCTTTGATGACATTGAAAAGGCAAAAATTATTTTGGCCGAACAGGGTATTAAAGTTATAGAGACGGAGGAAATCTCAAAGCTCTAA